A stretch of the Polypterus senegalus isolate Bchr_013 unplaced genomic scaffold, ASM1683550v1 scaffold_5068, whole genome shotgun sequence genome encodes the following:
- the LOC120519768 gene encoding zona pellucida sperm-binding protein 4-like produces the protein MGFLTIAVRRSGSVAERCTVADGEKLSCGGSSSITQADCEANNCCYDSSSSTSPCYYANDVTVQCTLDGQFVVVVSENVTLPPLDLGSLQLVDSSSIAGWWQCNLPEHHVCCHRCEDWSRWFHHQGQCLQCTYSGSQDVQVEAEVYTVAPPLPVVEQGPFDLELVIAKDSSYGSYYVDVDYPVTKTLRDPVAVEVHIVNRTDPNLVLTLGDCWVTPGPSASSQPQWSLLVNGCPNTGDNYLTSLVTVDSTSGVAYPSHYKRFVFEMFAFVDPLTQKALAEKIFIYCVAAACYPSAQDPCTQTCPAKSE, from the exons ATGGGCTTTTTAACCATTGCAGTCCGCCGATCTGGGAGTGTTGCTGAGAGATGCACAGTGGCAGATGGTGAGAAGCTCTCTTGTGGAGGGTCTTCATCCATCACTCAAGCAGACTGTGAAGCCAACAACTGTTGCTACGATTCGAGCAGCAGCACCAGTCCGTGCTACTATGCCAATGATG TGACTGTGCAGTGCACCCTGGATGGCCAGTTTGTGGTAGTGGTGTCTGAGAATGTGACCCTTCCTCCCCTGGATCTTGGCTCCCTCCAGTTGGTGGACAGCAGTTCCATTG CTGGCTGGTGGCAATGTAACCTACCAGAACACCATGTCTGCTGCCATCGCTGTGAGGACTGGTCCAGATGGTTCCATCACCAGGGACAGTGTCTACAA tgcacctactcgggaagccaggatgtgcaagtggaggctgaggtgtatactgtggcgccacctcttccagtagtagaGCAAGGGCCATTTGACCTGGAATTGGTCATTGCAAAAG ATTCCTCCTATGGCTCCTACTATGTGGATGTTGACTACCCAGTGACCAAAACACTGAGGGATCCTGTGGCTGTGGAAGTGCACATCGTGAACAGGACTGACCCTAACCTTGTTCTGACTCTTGGAGACTGCTGGGTCACCCCAGGACCTTCTGCTTCCAGCCAGCCCCAGTGGAGCCTTCTGGTGAATGG GTGCCCAAACACGGGAGACAATTATTTGACCAGCTTGGTGACTGtggacagcacatctggagttgcctacccaagtcattacaagagatttgtgtttgagatgtttgcttttgtggATCCTCTCACTCAGAAAGCTTTGGCTGAAAAG atcttcatctactgtgttgCGGCTGCCTGCTACCCCTCTGCCCAAGACCCCTGTACTCAGACTTGCCCTGCTAAAAGTGAGTAA